CGCTCGGTGGAGGATATGAATATCTGAAAAAAATAGGACAAGAGAGTTTTTCAGTAGCTGATTATAAAATCTTATGGGCTAAGGCAGAAAAGAGTTCAGATAGATTAAAATCTGTACAAGAAGGATTTCAACATTACTGCAGTATCGCAAAAAGCGATTTTCAAAACATAGATATTTCTTTTCAATTCCCGATTTTTATCCTGAGTCAGGCCTATCGAGAACAAGAATATAAAGATTCCGAATTTGCTTCACAAAATACTCAGATTATTTTAGGAGGCAACCATCATTATTTACATTGGAGTCAGTTAGAAAAGATAGCTGAGCTTCTTTTAGAAGTGTGATGGGCAAGATGTATACAAACTTTAATTGGTACATTGAAAGCGGGAGTGAAGATACATGCAAAATAGCTGAGATTAAAATCTCAGCTATTTAGTACATATTTATGAGAGTTTCATCCTAGTATCTCAGCAATAGCATCTCGAATTTCCTGAACGGTTGCGGATTTGCTATGGTCACTGGTATCAAACTCGATGTATTGGCCATCAGCATCAACAGTTCCCCCGACAGGCCCTTCGGATCCATCGACTGATGTTCCAATGGCAGGGGGGATGCTTGTGTCTGCATAGTCTATATCAATAACGATGATGCGCGTATTGGCCTCTAAATCGTCTATCATTGGAAGAGACGATGTGGAGGTCATATTCTGATTAGCATAGTATTCTAGGAAAGCCTTGATGGTTAGGTTATCAATTTGAGCAATTTTTTCGTCAAGGGCTGAGATATTTCTAGTTTCTTTCGTTTCATTTTCCATTGCTTGGCCTTTTTTGACCTGTGTCAAAGCAGTTAAACTGGCGGCTGTGGTAGCTAGAATAGCAGTAGAGAGAAGGAGTTTGCTTAACTTTTTTCCCATAGGTATCACCAACTTCTTTCTAGTTTTGCGTAAACACACTTGGGTGTTTACGGTGTTGAGGTTCTATATGTATAATTATACGTTAAACAGCAACTTTAATCAAATAAATATAGGCAAGAGAATTCCCCCTTATCTTCCTTGTACATTCCCCTATATCATGATAAAATACTAGGCAGAGTATAATATGTTGGAGTCGAGATGAATTATTTTAATGTTGGAAAAATTGTCAATACGCAAGGTTTGCAAGGTGAGATGCGGGTTTTGTCAGTGACGGATTTTGCAGAAGAGCGTTTTAAAAAAGGCAATACCCTTGCCCTGTTTGACAAGAAAGATCAGTTTGTCATGGATGTGGAGATTGCTAGCTATCGCAAGGTCAAGAACTTTGATATTATCAAGTTTAAGGGGATGTACCACATCAATGACATCGAGAAATTCCGTGATTTCACTCTGAAGGTCCGAGAGGAAGATTTGACGGACTTG
This window of the Streptococcus sanguinis genome carries:
- the rimM gene encoding ribosome maturation factor RimM (Essential for efficient processing of 16S rRNA), with the protein product MNYFNVGKIVNTQGLQGEMRVLSVTDFAEERFKKGNTLALFDKKDQFVMDVEIASYRKVKNFDIIKFKGMYHINDIEKFRDFTLKVREEDLTDLEDGEFYYHEIIGLEVYENDVLLGTIKEILQPGANDVWVVKRKGKRDLLLPYIPPVVLGIDIEQGRVDVEIPEGLDDEN